The Nitrospira tepida genome includes a window with the following:
- the cas7g gene encoding type I-G CRISPR-associated RAMP protein Csb1/Cas7g gives MSDVLTKYDAWLEDTGPAAVVIREYLMPVEGHDGVVFPATFAAGDGFPGGYNIDTFPDGTNVCLIDSVGSQANRIEPLFAKNGYAGLVPQIVIKAGEKRVNLLEAGHRAGDAIIRCSALKQELQSAFKKVMNGNAELLANVAPTSMVFGVWDSRDTQAKLPRLLSSAVRAFNVRKLTRSAQYVPAVEYVNEDLLELPSDQRTKDAYAVRGFIHVPAAGTHGGVIATGGIRRDATLHLAALRLLTADQDKEKTRALRRYVLGLALTAFTYSPIGYLRQGCNLVLDPDKKREFKAVYHDGRREDVDVKHKEASDYAKDAAKAFGIDTNRKIDDCKPPDREVEFDKELAKKDVAGDDAGEGGRKAKGKKAK, from the coding sequence ATGAGTGACGTGCTGACGAAGTATGATGCGTGGCTGGAAGACACCGGTCCAGCCGCAGTGGTCATCCGAGAATACCTGATGCCGGTCGAAGGGCATGATGGTGTCGTCTTTCCAGCGACCTTTGCGGCCGGTGATGGTTTCCCAGGTGGATACAACATTGACACTTTCCCTGACGGGACAAACGTGTGCCTGATAGATAGCGTAGGCTCGCAGGCCAACCGGATCGAGCCGTTGTTCGCCAAGAACGGCTACGCGGGTTTGGTGCCGCAGATCGTCATTAAGGCTGGCGAGAAGCGCGTGAATCTCCTTGAAGCCGGACACCGCGCGGGTGATGCGATCATTCGCTGCTCGGCTTTAAAGCAGGAGTTGCAATCTGCCTTCAAGAAGGTGATGAACGGTAACGCCGAGCTATTGGCCAATGTCGCACCAACTTCAATGGTGTTCGGTGTGTGGGACTCCCGAGACACACAGGCGAAGCTACCTCGGCTTCTCTCGTCAGCAGTTCGCGCTTTTAATGTCCGAAAGCTAACCCGATCAGCTCAATACGTTCCGGCAGTCGAATATGTGAACGAGGATCTGCTAGAGCTACCTTCCGACCAAAGGACAAAAGATGCCTATGCCGTACGAGGGTTTATCCACGTTCCGGCCGCAGGAACACATGGCGGTGTGATTGCGACGGGTGGCATCCGTCGCGATGCGACTCTGCACCTTGCCGCCTTGCGTCTGTTGACTGCGGACCAGGATAAAGAGAAGACCCGCGCCTTGCGTCGGTACGTGTTGGGGCTTGCTCTAACGGCGTTCACCTATTCGCCAATTGGGTATCTCCGACAGGGCTGCAATCTTGTACTCGACCCGGACAAGAAACGGGAGTTCAAGGCGGTCTATCACGACGGCAGGCGTGAAGATGTGGACGTGAAGCATAAAGAGGCTTCCGATTACGCCAAGGATGCGGCGAAGGCTTTCGGCATCGACACAAATCGCAAGATAGACGATTGCAAGCCTCCCGACCGCGAGGTCGAGTTTGACAAGGAACTCGCAAAGAAAGATGTGGCCGGTGATGATGCTGGTGAGGGAGGACGAAAAGCGAAAGGGAAGAAGGCGAAGTGA
- the csb2 gene encoding type I-G CRISPR-associated protein Csb2: MLTHFCISIRLLNRAFHGRKDRRVPEWPPSPLRVYQALVAAASRMGENALGVGDTRSALTWLERRTAPSLIIAPQAYSSSPNGKRHGHVLSVPNNAMDIVARAWGRGNLAGTGDTDPATHRTMKTVHPTHLLDGDTIHYLWFLPDPASNGDGVYPDVLAKIASNLAALGWGIDMAIGHAALLSDEQVRALCGERWVPGREGVEDGLRVPTSGTLNALIDRHERFLMRVRPNETFDPTPPLPDSAYRRIEYRRATDPPRRIVAAFSLLKPDASGFRPFDTVRSNLTLAGMMRHAVTCATRRAGWPESKIAAFVLGHRESKNENHIPVGSRRFVYLPLPSIEGRGEGNARVVGSIRRVLLTAFADDCADEIAWARRALSGRDLVNEDSGQSVALLSLLPGNEKMIRCYVEPADTWATVTPVVLPGYDDPSHYRRRLKKGVEAEEQKRLLERLNERIDGLLRNAIVQAGFSKELADHAELEWRKVGFWAGTDLADRYGVPDHLKRFPRIHVRLRWCDTQNRPVAVPGPICLGGGRFYGLGLFAAE, translated from the coding sequence ATGCTCACACACTTTTGCATATCCATCCGTTTGCTCAACCGCGCATTTCACGGTCGGAAAGACCGCCGCGTCCCAGAATGGCCGCCGTCGCCGCTTCGCGTTTATCAAGCCCTGGTTGCTGCGGCTTCCAGAATGGGAGAAAACGCGTTAGGTGTCGGCGACACCCGATCGGCTTTAACCTGGCTGGAGCGAAGAACGGCTCCGTCCTTGATTATTGCGCCGCAGGCGTATTCTTCCAGCCCCAATGGAAAGCGTCACGGACATGTGCTCTCAGTGCCCAATAACGCGATGGATATTGTCGCGAGAGCATGGGGTCGAGGAAATCTAGCTGGAACAGGAGACACCGATCCAGCAACCCATCGCACCATGAAAACTGTGCATCCAACGCATCTGCTGGACGGTGACACAATCCATTACCTGTGGTTCCTTCCTGATCCTGCGTCCAACGGGGACGGCGTGTACCCAGACGTTTTGGCCAAGATTGCCAGCAATCTTGCGGCTCTTGGCTGGGGCATCGATATGGCGATTGGGCATGCGGCGCTCCTGTCTGATGAGCAAGTGAGAGCGTTATGCGGAGAACGGTGGGTACCCGGAAGAGAAGGAGTCGAAGATGGGCTTCGCGTGCCGACGTCCGGGACACTCAACGCGCTCATCGATCGACATGAACGCTTTCTCATGCGGGTGCGGCCGAATGAAACGTTCGATCCCACCCCACCATTGCCGGACTCTGCTTACAGGAGAATCGAATATCGAAGGGCCACTGATCCACCGAGGAGGATCGTCGCAGCGTTTTCACTCCTCAAGCCAGATGCCAGCGGCTTCCGGCCATTTGATACGGTGCGTAGCAACCTTACCCTTGCCGGAATGATGCGGCATGCCGTGACATGCGCCACTCGTCGAGCTGGGTGGCCTGAGTCGAAGATAGCTGCTTTCGTTCTTGGGCATCGTGAATCTAAAAATGAAAACCACATTCCTGTAGGATCTCGACGATTTGTCTACCTACCGCTTCCCAGTATTGAAGGACGGGGCGAGGGGAACGCGCGTGTCGTTGGAAGCATCCGCCGAGTCCTGCTGACCGCATTCGCCGATGACTGTGCGGATGAGATTGCGTGGGCACGGCGTGCGTTGTCAGGGCGTGACCTTGTTAACGAGGACAGTGGGCAATCCGTGGCGTTGCTCTCGCTTCTGCCCGGCAATGAAAAGATGATCCGCTGTTATGTCGAGCCTGCTGACACATGGGCCACTGTGACGCCAGTAGTTCTTCCTGGTTATGACGACCCGTCACACTATCGGAGGCGATTAAAGAAAGGGGTCGAGGCTGAAGAGCAGAAGCGGCTGCTGGAACGTCTGAATGAGAGAATCGACGGACTGCTCCGCAACGCAATTGTCCAGGCTGGCTTTTCCAAAGAATTGGCGGACCACGCCGAACTTGAATGGCGCAAGGTTGGGTTCTGGGCTGGAACCGATCTGGCCGATCGTTATGGTGTGCCCGATCATCTCAAGCGTTTTCCCAGAATACATGTGAGACTTCGATGGTGTGATACACAGAATAGACCTGTCGCTGTTCCAGGGCCTATCTGTCTTGGCGGGGGACGATTCTATGGCCTGGGCTTGTTTGCGGCTGAATAG
- a CDS encoding type II toxin-antitoxin system RelE family toxin, translated as MKYKIEFKPRAIKDLKTMSLRERERVVAKVEALQTDLAGDVKRLTNFTPEYRLRVGDYRVLFQVEDDRVMIFRVLPRDKAYR; from the coding sequence ATGAAATACAAGATTGAGTTCAAGCCAAGAGCGATCAAGGATTTGAAAACCATGTCTTTGCGTGAGCGTGAAAGGGTTGTCGCGAAGGTGGAAGCACTACAGACCGATCTTGCTGGAGATGTGAAGCGCCTGACTAACTTCACACCGGAATACCGGTTGCGCGTGGGGGACTACCGTGTGCTGTTTCAGGTTGAGGACGACAGGGTGATGATCTTTCGCGTATTGCCTCGTGATAAAGCCTATCGTTAA
- a CDS encoding type II toxin-antitoxin system Phd/YefM family antitoxin, translated as MMTLHPEILIKDGKKQFAVLPYEEFVSLKERLEDMEDLLQLRKAKKAEGRKRSVSLSRVKRELGLK; from the coding sequence ATGATGACCTTACATCCTGAGATTCTGATCAAAGACGGGAAAAAACAGTTTGCCGTGCTGCCCTATGAAGAGTTCGTGTCATTAAAAGAACGGTTGGAGGACATGGAAGACCTTTTGCAACTCCGCAAAGCGAAGAAGGCAGAAGGCCGGAAACGATCCGTGTCCCTCTCCCGTGTGAAGCGTGAACTTGGGTTGAAGTAA